A section of the Scylla paramamosain isolate STU-SP2022 chromosome 33, ASM3559412v1, whole genome shotgun sequence genome encodes:
- the LOC135089762 gene encoding techylectin-5A-like: MAGGAAVVVAVLGVLAAVHSQQETIPEDPTTEFYVRLLRSLLANTTHTLQDALTRLQDNTAQEASVRSLQESLRDVKESVGSLERSIDNIRNSVDNGVDRTRVEIRTFRDRVSEELADLRHLLEDKTKGVNHQVAEMVAGDCQDLYDLGRNASGVYHLARHGRDVLCEMESGDGGWLVVQRRARVAVQVNFDVGWDEYKKGFGDVETEFWIGNDFLHVLTNQKAYQLRIDFHDYEKGPYFASYSTFRVGNEGSDYPLYIGDFSGNTTDAFTYHHGRSFSTKDRDNDLYSIGNCAEEFTGGWWYDRCYDAHLNGLFPVVPDRQDAKFLTWWAHEGDKRLPLVLDKVTMRIKPRPV, encoded by the exons ATGGCGGGcggggcggcggtggtggtggcggtgctggggGTGCTGGCGGCCGTGCATAGCCAACAGGAGACGATACCAGAGGACCCGACCACTGAGTTCTACGTCCGGCTGCTTAGGTCACTCTTAGCGAACACGACGCACACCCTGCAGGACGCCCTCACTCGCCTGCAGGACAACACGGCGCAGGAGGCGAGTGTGAGGAGCCTGCAGGAGTCACTGAGGGACGTAAAGGAGTCAGTGGGGAGTCTGGAGAGAAGTATTGACAACATTCGTAATAGTGTTGATAACGGAGTGGACAGGACGCGCGTGGAGATTCGCACCTTCCGTGACCGCGTGTCCGAGGAGCTGGCAGACCTCAGGCACCTGCTGGAGGACAAGACCAAGGGCGTCAACCACCAG GTGGCGGAGATGGTAGCGGGGGACTGCCAGGACCTGTACGATCTGGGACGCAACGCCAGCGGAGTGTACCACCTGGCGAGGCACGGGCGCGATGTCCTGTGCGAGATGGAGAGCGGCGACGGCGGCTGGCTGGTGGTGCAGAGGCGGGCGAGGGTGGCTGTGCAG GTAAACTTCGACGTGGGCTGGGACGAGTACAAGAAGGGGTTCGGGGACGTGGAGACTGAGTTCTGGATTGGTAATGACTTCCTTCACGTCCTTACTAACCAGAAGGCGTACCAGCTGCGTATTGACTTCCATGACTATGAGAAGGGACCCTACTTTGCctcctacag cacaTTCCGGGTGGGCAACGAGGGAAGTGACTACCCTCTCTACATCGGTGACTTCTCGGGCAACACCACGGACGCTTTCACGTACCACCACGGACGCTCCTTCTCCACCAAGGACCGCGACAACGACCTCTACTCCATCGGAAACTGCGCTGAGGAGTTCACGGGTGGCTGGTGGTACGACAG GTGCTACGATGCTCACCTCAACGGCTTGTTCCCCGTCGTGCCGGACCGCCAGGATGCCAAATTCCTCACGTGGTGGGCACACGAGGGCGACAAGAGACTGCCCCTCGTGCTTGACAAGGTCACCATGAGGATCAAACCGAGACCAGTGTGA
- the LOC135089759 gene encoding mucin-2-like isoform X1 has product MARQTVLNHHLQCLLPVLLCLGLPPTRGSHVVEYPKLNTFTVGGDYSDPFSKVVGASWAQAPVYIPGNAEGVEPVAPHVVEATPVLMARAVASSAPTTEAAAIKPSSNGELLTKTVYGFLDFTTTVAGTVMVFTPQSSDEEPKATTSVATMSPRKSPPSEPRARPAPTPTQDKLSVTTAPPAEPEKLSPHGSSDLESSFFEPTTTLALEELFSATPRVPEPQPQSRAQTTTPKPKPTTPSSRPFAFRHRNKESDSSTGSRRRLDLNFLTRKKTNTGRRRTGGSTLVPITVEGTGTLTAIATRVTPAPPPSRLPLATPSEVVVSATQGFASLSVIGPFSTAVNNELGQVSQHYDLLSSEAPLQARRTFDLVDLDANTASSFPTGMVTKMGGTIVAGGHTTVHETSVIGTYIDGKYAQVLRSTSRIFHNTPAPPLVVPPSPTVSPEYETVKSVIQGSATQFITPQASASLPLESLFSDQSSGNRDSRTTQDDESHIQARLRSALSKRRGSHDSAQTRPRQHDPFVDEEEDHDLQRSGTNLRPSFKLFTETSVRKTPDVRTSVRRAQEVSVHYAQQQQDPQVRTFRPRYKPSATRRLSGGRPTRLRPSASGPKRPTRPASRFRPGTGPRPKPTAPRRPLFPEAEYEQPSAPADPEYQPSPEEAAAVAAAGEETVGIVTTTIANEEYDAVVELATVRSLHTFRVGTTKNTRFVTFTKTFTLDIEPTAAPELDTPIAPVDDQLYETPLFENILDSGSRDVSTLPPVDLGASDIAALLETVTETFSTTEVMEKTSVLPVLQSGGTTFHTLTQTYHITRVVTAFKTMPPVQAFSFIPENSLNEFNGQLLAEGSENDEALLPGEVELDPNGQVVDPSLAELAGGEFNPDVLEQQLHPELAAALQRQQQQQTLPQQQSKPAGGVPQLMSGQLPAPGDPSVATPGLTPEQVQQLAFLRLLNPYGFGAFPPVNGAVPSTTVTSTPVTITTDITTTSTHVFRVIFNARPIMTTISTVEVVHTTLTTYSTSTVTVTPNLPAFPFAFPSPFQLG; this is encoded by the exons TGGTCGGCGCCAGCTGGGCTCAGGCGCCTGTGTACATCCCTGGGAATGCTGAAGGGGTAGAGCCTGTGGCCCCCCACGTGGTAGAGGCCACGCCGGTACTCATGGCCCGAGCAGTGGCCAGCTCTGCTCCTACCACAGAAGCCGCTGCCATCAAGCCCTCCTCGAATGGCGAGCTGCTCACCAAGACAGTGTACGGCTTCCTGGACTTCACCACTACCGTGGCGGGCACAGTGATGGTGTTCACGCCGCAGAGCAGTGATGAGG AACCCAAAGCCACCACCTCCGTGGCAACTATGTCACCGAGGAAGAGTCCACCCAGTGAGCCCCGCGCCAGGCCGGCGCCCACCCCGACCCAGGACAAGTTGTCCGTCACAACCGCGCCTCCTGCGGAACCCGAAAAGTTGAGCCCTCATGGCTCCTCCGATCTCGAGTCTTCTTTCTTTGAACCCACCACAACTCTGGCGCTTGAAGAACTGTTCTCCGCGACGCCCCGCGTGCCTGAACCGCAGCCACAGTCCAGGGCTCAGACGACAACACCAAAGCCAAAGCCCACCACTCCGTCGAGTCGTCCCTTCGCCTTCCGCCATCGTAACAAGGAAAGCGATTCCTCTACTGGATCACGACGTCGCCTTGATCTCAACTTTTTGACACGCAAGAAGACCAACACGGGGAGGCGCAGAACGGGCGGGTCCACCTTGGTGCCTATCACGGTGGAGGGCACCGGGACCCTGACGGCGATAGCCACACGAGTCACGCCAGCGCCGCCACCGTCTCGCCTGCCGCTGGCTACGCcatctgaggtggtggtgagcgcCACGCAGGGTTTCGCTTCCCTCAGTGTCATCGGCCCCTTCAGCACGGCAGTCAACAACGAGCTGGGCCAAGTGAGTCAGCACTATGACCTCCTGTCCAGCGAGGCGCCGCTGCAGGCACGCCGCACTTTTGACCTGGTTGACCTGGACGCCAACACGGCCAGCAGCTTCCCCACCGGCATGGTGACCAAGATGGGCGGCACCATCGTGGCTGGCGGCCACACCACCGTGCACGAGACCAGCGTCATTGGCACCTACATCGACGGCAAGTACGCGCAGGTCCTCAGGAGCACCTCGCGCATCTTCCACAACACCCCGGCGCCGCCGCTGGTTGTGCCGCCCAGCCCCACCGTCTCGCCCGAGTACGAGACCGTCAAGTCTGTCATCCAAGGGTCGGCGACGCAGTTCATCACGCCCCAGGCCTCCGCCTCCCTACCCCTCGAGTCTCTCTTCTCGGATCAGTCCAGCGGGAACCGTGACAGCCGCACCACTCAGGATGACGAGTCCCACATCCAGGCCAGGCTGAGGTCAGCACTCTCCAAGAGGCGCGGCTCTCACGACTCAGCCCAGACTCGTCCACGACAACACGATCCATTtgttgatgaggaagaggatcaCGACCTGCAGAGATCAGGCACCAACCTCCGTCCTTCTTTCAAACTGTTTACGGAAACTTCGGTTAGAAAGACACCGGATGTTCGGACGTCAGTGCGGCGCGCCCAAGAGGTGAGCGTCCACTAcgcccagcagcagcaggacccCCAGGTGCGTACGTTCCGCCCGAGATACAAGCCCTCAGCCACGCGGCGCTTATCAGGCGGTAGACCCACCAGGCTGCGACCCTCAGCATCTGGCCCCAAACGACCAACGCGTCCAGCTTCACGCTTTCGCCCAGGCACTGGGCCACGCCCCAAGCCCACAGCACCACGGCGACCTTTGTTCCCTGAGGCTGAGTACGAGCAGCCCAGTGCACCTGCCGACCCTGAGTACCAGCCGTCTCCCGAGGAGGCCGCAGCCGTAGCAGCTGCTGGCGAGGAGACCGTTGGCATCGTGACTACCACCATTGCCAATGAAGAATACGACGCGGTGGTGGAGCTGGCCACTGTGCGCTCCCTTCACACCTTCCGCGTGGGCACCACTAAAAACACCCGCTTCGTCACCTTCACTAAGACTTTCACCCTCGACATCGAGCCGACTGCCGCCCCAGAGCTGGACACGCCCATTGCCCCCGTCGACGACCAACTCTATGAGACGCCTCTCTTTGAAAACATTCTCGACAGCGGCTCCAGGGACGTTTCCACGCTACCGCCCGTTGATCTTGGCGCCAGCGACATCGCGGCGTTGTTGGAGACAGTGACAGAGACCTTCAGCACCACGGAGGTGATGGAGAAGACGTCAGTGCTGCCCGTGCTGCAGTCAGGCGGCACCACcttccacacactcacccaaaCTTACCACATCACCCGCGTGGTCACAGCCTTCAAGACCATGCCGCCTGTCCAGgccttctccttcatccctgAGAACTCCCTCAACGAGTTCAACGGCCAGTTGCTGGCCGAGGGAAGCGAGAACGACGAGGCGTTGCTACCAGGGGAGGTGGAGCTCGATCCCAATGGCCAGGTGGTGGACCCGAGCCTCGCCGAGCTGGCTGGCGGGGAGTTTAACCCGGACGTCCTGGAGCAGCAGCTGCACCCCGAGCTGGCGGCGGCTCTGCAgcgtcagcagcagcaacaaacacTGCCGCAACAGCAATCCAAGCCTGCCGGCGGAGTGCCCCAGCTGATGTCGGGTCAGCTGCCGGCGCCCGGTGATCCGTCAGTGGCCACGCCCGGCCTCACACCAGAACAAGTGCAACAATTAGCATTCCTGCGCCTCCTCAACCCGTACGGCTTCGGTGCATTCCCGCCCGTCAACGGCGCCGTGCCCAGCACCACCGTTACCTCCACgcccgtcaccatcaccaccgacatcactaccacctccacccatGTTTTCCGCGTCATCTTCAACGCGCGTCCCATCATGACCACCATCAGCACCGTGGAGGTGGTgcacaccaccctcaccacctacAGCACCTCCACCGTAACAGTGACACCCAACCTCCCAGCCTTCCCATTCGCCTTCCCCTCGCCCTTCCAGCTTGGCTGA
- the LOC135089759 gene encoding mucin-2-like isoform X2 yields the protein MARQTVLNHHLQCLLPVLLCLVVGASWAQAPVYIPGNAEGVEPVAPHVVEATPVLMARAVASSAPTTEAAAIKPSSNGELLTKTVYGFLDFTTTVAGTVMVFTPQSSDEEPKATTSVATMSPRKSPPSEPRARPAPTPTQDKLSVTTAPPAEPEKLSPHGSSDLESSFFEPTTTLALEELFSATPRVPEPQPQSRAQTTTPKPKPTTPSSRPFAFRHRNKESDSSTGSRRRLDLNFLTRKKTNTGRRRTGGSTLVPITVEGTGTLTAIATRVTPAPPPSRLPLATPSEVVVSATQGFASLSVIGPFSTAVNNELGQVSQHYDLLSSEAPLQARRTFDLVDLDANTASSFPTGMVTKMGGTIVAGGHTTVHETSVIGTYIDGKYAQVLRSTSRIFHNTPAPPLVVPPSPTVSPEYETVKSVIQGSATQFITPQASASLPLESLFSDQSSGNRDSRTTQDDESHIQARLRSALSKRRGSHDSAQTRPRQHDPFVDEEEDHDLQRSGTNLRPSFKLFTETSVRKTPDVRTSVRRAQEVSVHYAQQQQDPQVRTFRPRYKPSATRRLSGGRPTRLRPSASGPKRPTRPASRFRPGTGPRPKPTAPRRPLFPEAEYEQPSAPADPEYQPSPEEAAAVAAAGEETVGIVTTTIANEEYDAVVELATVRSLHTFRVGTTKNTRFVTFTKTFTLDIEPTAAPELDTPIAPVDDQLYETPLFENILDSGSRDVSTLPPVDLGASDIAALLETVTETFSTTEVMEKTSVLPVLQSGGTTFHTLTQTYHITRVVTAFKTMPPVQAFSFIPENSLNEFNGQLLAEGSENDEALLPGEVELDPNGQVVDPSLAELAGGEFNPDVLEQQLHPELAAALQRQQQQQTLPQQQSKPAGGVPQLMSGQLPAPGDPSVATPGLTPEQVQQLAFLRLLNPYGFGAFPPVNGAVPSTTVTSTPVTITTDITTTSTHVFRVIFNARPIMTTISTVEVVHTTLTTYSTSTVTVTPNLPAFPFAFPSPFQLG from the exons TGGTCGGCGCCAGCTGGGCTCAGGCGCCTGTGTACATCCCTGGGAATGCTGAAGGGGTAGAGCCTGTGGCCCCCCACGTGGTAGAGGCCACGCCGGTACTCATGGCCCGAGCAGTGGCCAGCTCTGCTCCTACCACAGAAGCCGCTGCCATCAAGCCCTCCTCGAATGGCGAGCTGCTCACCAAGACAGTGTACGGCTTCCTGGACTTCACCACTACCGTGGCGGGCACAGTGATGGTGTTCACGCCGCAGAGCAGTGATGAGG AACCCAAAGCCACCACCTCCGTGGCAACTATGTCACCGAGGAAGAGTCCACCCAGTGAGCCCCGCGCCAGGCCGGCGCCCACCCCGACCCAGGACAAGTTGTCCGTCACAACCGCGCCTCCTGCGGAACCCGAAAAGTTGAGCCCTCATGGCTCCTCCGATCTCGAGTCTTCTTTCTTTGAACCCACCACAACTCTGGCGCTTGAAGAACTGTTCTCCGCGACGCCCCGCGTGCCTGAACCGCAGCCACAGTCCAGGGCTCAGACGACAACACCAAAGCCAAAGCCCACCACTCCGTCGAGTCGTCCCTTCGCCTTCCGCCATCGTAACAAGGAAAGCGATTCCTCTACTGGATCACGACGTCGCCTTGATCTCAACTTTTTGACACGCAAGAAGACCAACACGGGGAGGCGCAGAACGGGCGGGTCCACCTTGGTGCCTATCACGGTGGAGGGCACCGGGACCCTGACGGCGATAGCCACACGAGTCACGCCAGCGCCGCCACCGTCTCGCCTGCCGCTGGCTACGCcatctgaggtggtggtgagcgcCACGCAGGGTTTCGCTTCCCTCAGTGTCATCGGCCCCTTCAGCACGGCAGTCAACAACGAGCTGGGCCAAGTGAGTCAGCACTATGACCTCCTGTCCAGCGAGGCGCCGCTGCAGGCACGCCGCACTTTTGACCTGGTTGACCTGGACGCCAACACGGCCAGCAGCTTCCCCACCGGCATGGTGACCAAGATGGGCGGCACCATCGTGGCTGGCGGCCACACCACCGTGCACGAGACCAGCGTCATTGGCACCTACATCGACGGCAAGTACGCGCAGGTCCTCAGGAGCACCTCGCGCATCTTCCACAACACCCCGGCGCCGCCGCTGGTTGTGCCGCCCAGCCCCACCGTCTCGCCCGAGTACGAGACCGTCAAGTCTGTCATCCAAGGGTCGGCGACGCAGTTCATCACGCCCCAGGCCTCCGCCTCCCTACCCCTCGAGTCTCTCTTCTCGGATCAGTCCAGCGGGAACCGTGACAGCCGCACCACTCAGGATGACGAGTCCCACATCCAGGCCAGGCTGAGGTCAGCACTCTCCAAGAGGCGCGGCTCTCACGACTCAGCCCAGACTCGTCCACGACAACACGATCCATTtgttgatgaggaagaggatcaCGACCTGCAGAGATCAGGCACCAACCTCCGTCCTTCTTTCAAACTGTTTACGGAAACTTCGGTTAGAAAGACACCGGATGTTCGGACGTCAGTGCGGCGCGCCCAAGAGGTGAGCGTCCACTAcgcccagcagcagcaggacccCCAGGTGCGTACGTTCCGCCCGAGATACAAGCCCTCAGCCACGCGGCGCTTATCAGGCGGTAGACCCACCAGGCTGCGACCCTCAGCATCTGGCCCCAAACGACCAACGCGTCCAGCTTCACGCTTTCGCCCAGGCACTGGGCCACGCCCCAAGCCCACAGCACCACGGCGACCTTTGTTCCCTGAGGCTGAGTACGAGCAGCCCAGTGCACCTGCCGACCCTGAGTACCAGCCGTCTCCCGAGGAGGCCGCAGCCGTAGCAGCTGCTGGCGAGGAGACCGTTGGCATCGTGACTACCACCATTGCCAATGAAGAATACGACGCGGTGGTGGAGCTGGCCACTGTGCGCTCCCTTCACACCTTCCGCGTGGGCACCACTAAAAACACCCGCTTCGTCACCTTCACTAAGACTTTCACCCTCGACATCGAGCCGACTGCCGCCCCAGAGCTGGACACGCCCATTGCCCCCGTCGACGACCAACTCTATGAGACGCCTCTCTTTGAAAACATTCTCGACAGCGGCTCCAGGGACGTTTCCACGCTACCGCCCGTTGATCTTGGCGCCAGCGACATCGCGGCGTTGTTGGAGACAGTGACAGAGACCTTCAGCACCACGGAGGTGATGGAGAAGACGTCAGTGCTGCCCGTGCTGCAGTCAGGCGGCACCACcttccacacactcacccaaaCTTACCACATCACCCGCGTGGTCACAGCCTTCAAGACCATGCCGCCTGTCCAGgccttctccttcatccctgAGAACTCCCTCAACGAGTTCAACGGCCAGTTGCTGGCCGAGGGAAGCGAGAACGACGAGGCGTTGCTACCAGGGGAGGTGGAGCTCGATCCCAATGGCCAGGTGGTGGACCCGAGCCTCGCCGAGCTGGCTGGCGGGGAGTTTAACCCGGACGTCCTGGAGCAGCAGCTGCACCCCGAGCTGGCGGCGGCTCTGCAgcgtcagcagcagcaacaaacacTGCCGCAACAGCAATCCAAGCCTGCCGGCGGAGTGCCCCAGCTGATGTCGGGTCAGCTGCCGGCGCCCGGTGATCCGTCAGTGGCCACGCCCGGCCTCACACCAGAACAAGTGCAACAATTAGCATTCCTGCGCCTCCTCAACCCGTACGGCTTCGGTGCATTCCCGCCCGTCAACGGCGCCGTGCCCAGCACCACCGTTACCTCCACgcccgtcaccatcaccaccgacatcactaccacctccacccatGTTTTCCGCGTCATCTTCAACGCGCGTCCCATCATGACCACCATCAGCACCGTGGAGGTGGTgcacaccaccctcaccacctacAGCACCTCCACCGTAACAGTGACACCCAACCTCCCAGCCTTCCCATTCGCCTTCCCCTCGCCCTTCCAGCTTGGCTGA